From the Coraliomargarita sinensis genome, one window contains:
- a CDS encoding tRNA dihydrouridine synthase — MFNLQSSMCHVPCDRPVTALAPMQDVTTLPFMRLLGKYGAPDLLFTEYFRVHGHSRLEQHIMDSILHHGTGRPVFAQLIGESLPDLERTVEAIKTAGLPVAGIDLNMGCPAPKVYKKNVGGGLLRDPAKVDEILGCLRAAVQGNFTVKMRIGFEDDRNFDAILELIEKHDVDLLSLHARTVKEAYRSEVHYEYIKRAAERVPCPVLANGNITSVAKGQRVLDETGSAGLMIGRHCIRNPWIFRQLREHFAGEPIFEPTMSDVRQYVEDLFQATSHPDRQGRFHINHLKKFLNFVGLSVDTDGQFLHDMRRAKSKEGLDEICDRHLIDGGRATELFPAEPIKGLVARPNCETARGCSL, encoded by the coding sequence CTGCGACCGCCCCGTCACGGCGCTGGCACCGATGCAGGACGTCACTACCCTGCCCTTCATGCGGCTGCTGGGAAAATACGGCGCGCCCGACCTGCTTTTCACAGAATACTTCCGTGTGCACGGTCATTCGCGGCTGGAACAGCATATCATGGATTCGATTCTTCACCACGGCACAGGCCGACCGGTTTTTGCCCAACTGATCGGCGAGAGCCTTCCGGATTTGGAAAGGACGGTCGAAGCCATTAAAACCGCCGGATTGCCAGTCGCCGGAATCGACCTGAATATGGGTTGCCCGGCACCCAAGGTTTATAAAAAAAACGTCGGTGGCGGATTGCTGCGCGACCCGGCGAAGGTGGATGAGATCCTCGGCTGCCTGCGCGCCGCGGTTCAGGGCAATTTTACGGTGAAAATGCGCATCGGGTTCGAAGACGACCGAAACTTCGACGCGATCCTCGAGCTCATCGAGAAGCATGATGTGGACCTGCTCAGCCTGCACGCCCGCACCGTGAAAGAGGCTTATCGCAGCGAGGTGCACTACGAGTATATCAAACGCGCGGCGGAACGTGTGCCCTGCCCCGTACTTGCGAATGGCAACATTACCTCGGTAGCAAAAGGTCAGCGCGTACTCGACGAAACCGGCAGCGCCGGCCTGATGATAGGCCGCCACTGCATCCGCAACCCGTGGATCTTCCGTCAGTTGCGCGAACATTTCGCCGGCGAACCCATTTTCGAGCCGACGATGTCCGACGTTCGCCAGTATGTTGAAGATCTTTTCCAGGCCACCAGCCACCCGGACAGGCAGGGCCGCTTCCACATCAACCATCTCAAGAAATTCCTCAATTTCGTGGGCCTGAGCGTCGATACCGACGGGCAATTCCTTCACGACATGCGGCGCGCCAAATCGAAGGAAGGCCTCGATGAGATCTGCGACCGGCACCTTATCGACGGAGGCCGCGCCACCGAGCTCTTTCCCGCCGAACCCATCAAGGGCCTCGTCGCGCGACCGAATTGTGAGACAGCGCGGGGCTGCTCGCTGTAA